TGGCAGCGATGACGACGGAAGCTCGCCGGCCGCGGGCGGCTCGTCGGGAACTGGAGGCGCGGGAGGTAGTGGCGGCATGGCGGGCAGCGGCGGCGCGGGCAGCGTTGCCAAGCTCCGCGTGGTTCATGCGGCGCCGGGCGCTCCGGCAGTCGACCTGTACGCGGCGGGCACCACGACCACCTTGGCGGAGAACCTCGCGTACGGTTCCTCGACGCCGTACCTGGAGCTGCCTCCCGGGACCTACAAGATCGACGTACGGGCCGCTGGCAGCCCAGCGACGGATGCGCCGGTCTACACCACACCGGATGTGACGGTCGCTGCGGACAAGCAGTACACCGCGATCGCGGCGGGAGACATCGGCTCCACCAGCGCAGACGATCAGTTCCGCGTCATACCTCTGGAAGAGGACTTCGGGACGGCGGGTTCCGGGACCGCGCGTGTGCGCGTCGTTCATGCCGGATTCGACGCGCCGACAGTGGGCATCGACGTTGGCAACGACGATCCTTCGGCGCCCGAAGTGGCCGCCCTCGACCGCTTCGCCGATACGGGTGCGGCTGGCGTGGAGCTTCCGGCCGGAGCCGCACTTCAAGTCGGCGTCGTGGCGGCGGGCGCGTCGGTCACCGCCTTCACGACGCCGACCTTGCCCGATGGCGCCGACCTGTTCGTGGTGGCGACGGGGGAGCTCGGCAAGCTGTCCCGTGAAGATACGGGCTTCGCGCTCCTGGCCGTCCTCCCCGACTCTTCCACGGCTTGGATCCGACAGAATCCCCGCGTGTTCGCCCTTCACGCCTCTCCCGACGCCGGTCCCGTGGACATCTACGCCGGCGATCAGGAGCTCGTGGACAACGCCTCCTTCGGCGACATGGCCGAGGCTCGCGTGCCACCGGGAAGCTACACCCTCGACTTCTTCCCGGGACAAGCGGGCGCTACGCCAAAGCCTTCCGGAGCTCCGGCGGCAACCGCCACGACGCCAGCGCTCGAGGCAGGCAAGGACTACCTGGCCATCGCTGCGGGTGAGCTGACCCAAAGTCCGTCGACGTTTCAGCTGATCGCTCTCGAGGAAGGCTTCGCTCTCGATGACACGAGTAACTCGCGGGTCCGTGTGGTGCACGCTTCCGGCAATGCGCCTGCGGTGGACGTCGGCACCGTGAGCACCGCCGGCACGTTGGACACGCCAGCGCTGCTCAGCAACGTGAAGTTTGGCGACGCCTCGCCAGCGGAGGGTCTGTCGATTCCACCCGGCAGCCTGACGATCGGAGCTGCCGCCACCGGGACCACGACGACGGCTGCGGAGTTCGACGTCACCACGATAGCCGGCCTGCGTGCCTTCGCGGTCGCTGCCGGTGATCTGGGCGGGACGTCGAATCCGTTCCAGCTCTTGATCGTCAACACCACTGCCTCGCAATGGGCAGTGGTTCCCATCGCCGCCAAGTGAAGAAACGCGAGGCGACGCCGCGGCCGGATGCCGCGGCGTCGCCCGCGAGGGCGAGGTCGAGCGCTGGGGAAAGGGGGTTCTGGCTCGACTCGA
This portion of the Polyangiaceae bacterium genome encodes:
- a CDS encoding DUF4397 domain-containing protein, yielding MIRVHSGNLFNFIRLAAVGGAIALATAACGSDDDGSSPAAGGSSGTGGAGGSGGMAGSGGAGSVAKLRVVHAAPGAPAVDLYAAGTTTTLAENLAYGSSTPYLELPPGTYKIDVRAAGSPATDAPVYTTPDVTVAADKQYTAIAAGDIGSTSADDQFRVIPLEEDFGTAGSGTARVRVVHAGFDAPTVGIDVGNDDPSAPEVAALDRFADTGAAGVELPAGAALQVGVVAAGASVTAFTTPTLPDGADLFVVATGELGKLSREDTGFALLAVLPDSSTAWIRQNPRVFALHASPDAGPVDIYAGDQELVDNASFGDMAEARVPPGSYTLDFFPGQAGATPKPSGAPAATATTPALEAGKDYLAIAAGELTQSPSTFQLIALEEGFALDDTSNSRVRVVHASGNAPAVDVGTVSTAGTLDTPALLSNVKFGDASPAEGLSIPPGSLTIGAAATGTTTTAAEFDVTTIAGLRAFAVAAGDLGGTSNPFQLLIVNTTASQWAVVPIAAK